A single Carettochelys insculpta isolate YL-2023 chromosome 2, ASM3395843v1, whole genome shotgun sequence DNA region contains:
- the LOC142008205 gene encoding uncharacterized protein LOC142008205 isoform X2, translated as MPFPENLLPESTCDPALLLPSSAGNSKSSGSLVPVTFDDVAISFSREEWELLAEWQKQLYQEVMQENCANLAALGAWPRQRSEKKEECAEKLEGPKLPFGDSSEKTKTGSSSHGHLPPLGSDPNGHWGQVVDGGRGTRPGLQPRGTQAPKKRARPHQCEECCKSFTWKSELVQHRRTHTGERPYTCSVCGKGFSQHVNLTIHQRIHTGERPYRCAECGKGFTQHINLTLHQRLHTGERPYRCAACGKSFVRKSNLAKHEKTHTGEKPFQCAQCGKSFVHKSGLVSHHRTHTGERPHQCEACGKRFGHKSGLLSHRKTHTGERPHECAQCGKRFRHKAGVASHQSTHTGERPHQCAQCGKRFSRTYELISHQRLHTGERPYSCMDCSKSFVRKSNLVKHQRVHTGERPYQCSQCERSFSQRYELVAHQISHTGESPYTCAQCGKIFSQKSNLVKHGRVHTGESPFPCAQCGKSFSQRANLVKHQRIHTGERPFQCAHCGKSFSQKCELLSHERIHTGERPFQCAHCGKRFSQKTSLIAHRRSHTGRRVSGCT; from the exons ATGCCTTTTCCCGAAAATTTGTTGCCCGAGTCTACTTGTGACCCAGCACTTCTCTTGCCAAGCAGCGCGGGGAACTCCAAGTCATCCGGCTCTTTG GTCCCGGTGACCTTCGATGATGTCGCCATCTCTTTCTCCCGCGAGGAGTGGGAGCTGCTGGCGGAGTGGCAGAAGCAGCTGTACcaggaggtgatgcaggagaattgCGCAAACCTGGCTGCTCTGG GGGCCTGGCCCAGGCAGAGAAGCGAGAAGAAGGAGGAATGTGCAGAAAAGTTGGAAGGCCCCAAGCTGCCTTTCGGAGACAGCTCGGAGAAGACAAAGACCGGCAGCAGTTCACATGGTCACCTCCCGCCACTCGGCAGTGACCCAAatggccactgggggcaggtggTTGATGGTGGCCGAGGGACCcgccctggcctgcagccccgTGGGACCCAGGCTCCCAAGAAGAGGGCGAGACCGCACCAGTGCGAGGAGTGCTGCAAAAGCTTCACGTGGAAGTCGGAGCTGGTTCAGCACCGCCGGACCCACACGGGCGAGCGGCCCTATACGTGCAGCGTGTGCGGCAAGGGCTTCAGCCAGCATGTCAACCTGACCATCCACCAGCGCATCCACACGGGCGAACGGCCCTACCGGTGCGCGGAGTGCGGCAAGGGCTTCACCCAGCACATCAACCTGACCCTCCACCAGCGGCTCCACACTGGGGAGCGCCCGTACCGGTGTGCCGCGTGCGGGAAAAGCTTCGTCCGCAAGTCCAACCTGGCCAAGCACGAGAAGACCCACACAGGTGAGAAGCCCTTCCAGTGTGCCCAGTGCGGGAAGAGCTTTGTGCACAAGTCCGGCCTGGTGTCGCACCACAGGACTCACACAGGGGAGCGGCCGCACCAGTGCGAGGCCTGTGGGAAGCGCTTCGGCCACAAGTCAGGCCTGCTCTCGCACCGGAAGACCCACACGGGCGAGCGGCCCCACGAGTGTGCACAGTGCGGGAAGAGGTTCCGGCACAAGGCGGGTGTGGCCTCGCACCAGAGCACCCACACGGGTGAACGGCCCCACCAGTGTGCGCAGTGCGGTAAGCGGTTCTCCCGCACCTACGAGCTCATCTCCCACCAGCGCCTGCACACGGGGGAACGGCCTTACTCGTGCATGGACTGCAGCAAGAGCTTTGTGCGCAAATCCAACCTGGTGAAGCACCAGCGCGTGCACACGGGGGAACGGCCGTACCAGTGCAGCCAGTGCGAGAGGAGCTTCTCCCAAAGGTATGAGCTGGTGGCtcaccagatcagccacaccggGGAGAGCCCCTACACCTGTGCCCAGTGCGGGAAGATCTTCAGCCAGAAGTCAAACCTCGTGAAACACGGGCGTGTCCACACTGGGGAGAGCCCCTTCCCCTGTGCACAGTGCGGGAAGAGCTTCAGCCAACGTGCCAACCTGGTGAAACACCAGCGGATCCACACTGGGGAGCGGCCCTTCCAGTGCGCCCACTGTGGGAAGAGCTTCAGCCAGAAGTGCGAGCTCTTGTCGCACGAGCGGATCCACACGGGGGAGCGGCCCTTCCAGTGCGCCCACTGTGGGAAGCGCTTCAGCCAGAAGACGAGCCTGATCGCTCATCGGAGGAGCCACACGGGGCGGCGAGTGAGTGGATGCACCTAG
- the LOC142008205 gene encoding uncharacterized protein LOC142008205 isoform X1, whose amino-acid sequence MQRIRIICTADDSLGWPTGSSRATCGTLSNEMQHLLTPALRTRPGTWREKCAAALVPVTFDDVAISFSREEWELLAEWQKQLYQEVMQENCANLAALGAWPRQRSEKKEECAEKLEGPKLPFGDSSEKTKTGSSSHGHLPPLGSDPNGHWGQVVDGGRGTRPGLQPRGTQAPKKRARPHQCEECCKSFTWKSELVQHRRTHTGERPYTCSVCGKGFSQHVNLTIHQRIHTGERPYRCAECGKGFTQHINLTLHQRLHTGERPYRCAACGKSFVRKSNLAKHEKTHTGEKPFQCAQCGKSFVHKSGLVSHHRTHTGERPHQCEACGKRFGHKSGLLSHRKTHTGERPHECAQCGKRFRHKAGVASHQSTHTGERPHQCAQCGKRFSRTYELISHQRLHTGERPYSCMDCSKSFVRKSNLVKHQRVHTGERPYQCSQCERSFSQRYELVAHQISHTGESPYTCAQCGKIFSQKSNLVKHGRVHTGESPFPCAQCGKSFSQRANLVKHQRIHTGERPFQCAHCGKSFSQKCELLSHERIHTGERPFQCAHCGKRFSQKTSLIAHRRSHTGRRVSGCT is encoded by the exons ATGCAAAGAATCAGAATAATATGCACAGCAGACGATAGCCTGGGGTGGCCAACCGGCAGCTCTCGAGCCACGTGTGGcactttgagcaatgaaatgcagcACCTGCTTACCCCTGCTCTGCGCACACGCCCcggcacttggagggagaagtgtgcggcagctctg GTCCCGGTGACCTTCGATGATGTCGCCATCTCTTTCTCCCGCGAGGAGTGGGAGCTGCTGGCGGAGTGGCAGAAGCAGCTGTACcaggaggtgatgcaggagaattgCGCAAACCTGGCTGCTCTGG GGGCCTGGCCCAGGCAGAGAAGCGAGAAGAAGGAGGAATGTGCAGAAAAGTTGGAAGGCCCCAAGCTGCCTTTCGGAGACAGCTCGGAGAAGACAAAGACCGGCAGCAGTTCACATGGTCACCTCCCGCCACTCGGCAGTGACCCAAatggccactgggggcaggtggTTGATGGTGGCCGAGGGACCcgccctggcctgcagccccgTGGGACCCAGGCTCCCAAGAAGAGGGCGAGACCGCACCAGTGCGAGGAGTGCTGCAAAAGCTTCACGTGGAAGTCGGAGCTGGTTCAGCACCGCCGGACCCACACGGGCGAGCGGCCCTATACGTGCAGCGTGTGCGGCAAGGGCTTCAGCCAGCATGTCAACCTGACCATCCACCAGCGCATCCACACGGGCGAACGGCCCTACCGGTGCGCGGAGTGCGGCAAGGGCTTCACCCAGCACATCAACCTGACCCTCCACCAGCGGCTCCACACTGGGGAGCGCCCGTACCGGTGTGCCGCGTGCGGGAAAAGCTTCGTCCGCAAGTCCAACCTGGCCAAGCACGAGAAGACCCACACAGGTGAGAAGCCCTTCCAGTGTGCCCAGTGCGGGAAGAGCTTTGTGCACAAGTCCGGCCTGGTGTCGCACCACAGGACTCACACAGGGGAGCGGCCGCACCAGTGCGAGGCCTGTGGGAAGCGCTTCGGCCACAAGTCAGGCCTGCTCTCGCACCGGAAGACCCACACGGGCGAGCGGCCCCACGAGTGTGCACAGTGCGGGAAGAGGTTCCGGCACAAGGCGGGTGTGGCCTCGCACCAGAGCACCCACACGGGTGAACGGCCCCACCAGTGTGCGCAGTGCGGTAAGCGGTTCTCCCGCACCTACGAGCTCATCTCCCACCAGCGCCTGCACACGGGGGAACGGCCTTACTCGTGCATGGACTGCAGCAAGAGCTTTGTGCGCAAATCCAACCTGGTGAAGCACCAGCGCGTGCACACGGGGGAACGGCCGTACCAGTGCAGCCAGTGCGAGAGGAGCTTCTCCCAAAGGTATGAGCTGGTGGCtcaccagatcagccacaccggGGAGAGCCCCTACACCTGTGCCCAGTGCGGGAAGATCTTCAGCCAGAAGTCAAACCTCGTGAAACACGGGCGTGTCCACACTGGGGAGAGCCCCTTCCCCTGTGCACAGTGCGGGAAGAGCTTCAGCCAACGTGCCAACCTGGTGAAACACCAGCGGATCCACACTGGGGAGCGGCCCTTCCAGTGCGCCCACTGTGGGAAGAGCTTCAGCCAGAAGTGCGAGCTCTTGTCGCACGAGCGGATCCACACGGGGGAGCGGCCCTTCCAGTGCGCCCACTGTGGGAAGCGCTTCAGCCAGAAGACGAGCCTGATCGCTCATCGGAGGAGCCACACGGGGCGGCGAGTGAGTGGATGCACCTAG